The Bacteroidota bacterium genome contains the following window.
TCGAGCTGCTTCTTGTAGCCTTCGGTGACGCCGATGACGGCGTTGTCGATGAGGGAGCGGTAGAGCCCGTGCATCGACCGGTGGCGCTGCTGCTCCGTCGGGCGCTCGACGAGCACCTCGCCGCCCTCGACCTTGACTGTGAGATCGGGGTCGACGGGCACCATGAGTTCGCCCTTCGGGCCTTTGGCCGTCACCACGTTGTTGTCGGCGACGGTCACCGTGACGCCGTCCGCGACGGGAATGGGCTGCTGTCCAATACGAGACATAATGCTGTTGTCAGGGGTCCGCCGCGAAGGGCGGACCGAGGCTAAAACACTTCGGCGAGGACTTCGCCGCCGATGCCGGCGCGGCGAGCTTCCTTGTCCGTCATCACCCCGCGCGAGGTCGAGACGATCGCTACGCCGAGGCCGTTGCGGACGCGGGGCAGGTTGTCGGCCCCGACGTAGCGGCGGAGGCCCGGCTTCGAGACGCGCCGCATCGTGTGGATGACGGGGGCACCGCCGCGCTGGTACTTGAGGTAGACGCGGAGCAAGCCCTGCTTGCCGTCGTCGACGTTGAGGTAGTTCTTGACGTACCCCTTGTCCATCAGGATCTGCGTCATCGCCCGCTTGACTTTGGAGGCGGGGATGTCGGTGTAGGGGTGC
Protein-coding sequences here:
- the rpsH gene encoding 30S ribosomal protein S8, with product MSGITDPISDYLTRIRNAQKARHPYTDIPASKVKRAMTQILMDKGYVKNYLNVDDGKQGLLRVYLKYQRGGAPVIHTMRRVSKPGLRRYVGADNLPRVRNGLGVAIVSTSRGVMTDKEARRAGIGGEVLAEVF